The following proteins are encoded in a genomic region of Sorangiineae bacterium MSr12523:
- a CDS encoding holo-ACP synthase, whose protein sequence is MIVGIGIDVCSIDRMRRALERHGDRFFSRICSPEEREDLVGRDPPTALAGRFAAKEAFAKAIDGAPGVGWHEVQVRRAPSGRPRLELHGNALAMVRKVNVERWHVTITHDAGIAAAVVVLEAP, encoded by the coding sequence ATGATTGTCGGCATCGGAATCGACGTCTGCTCCATCGATCGCATGCGGCGCGCACTCGAGCGCCATGGGGACCGCTTTTTTTCGCGCATCTGCAGTCCCGAGGAGCGTGAAGATCTGGTGGGCCGAGATCCGCCGACGGCGCTGGCCGGGCGCTTCGCCGCGAAGGAAGCCTTCGCGAAGGCCATCGATGGTGCGCCCGGAGTCGGGTGGCACGAGGTGCAGGTCCGGCGCGCCCCGAGCGGGCGCCCGCGGCTCGAGCTTCACGGGAATGCGCTGGCCATGGTGCGCAAGGTCAACGTGGAACGTTGGCACGTGACCATCACGCACGATGCGGGGATTGCCGCGGCGGTGGTGGTGCTCGAGGCGCCGTGA
- a CDS encoding pyridoxine 5'-phosphate synthase yields the protein MQMQGMRLHINIDHVATLRNARQTPYPDPIEAARACIMAGAHGITAHLREDRRHIVDDDVRRIGQLLRDADEVFNLEMAATAEMVAIAQKTSPDVVTLVPERREERTTEGGLDVRAGGDVLGEYVRALLDVGIKVSLFIAADEAQIEASHGLGVQQIELHTGEYAHAFHDPAARKRELDRLAKGAAFGHRLGLEVAAGHGLTRENVVELVKIPELVELNIGHAVIADAVFLSLGGAVRAMAEAIDRGRSH from the coding sequence ATGCAGATGCAGGGCATGCGCCTTCACATCAATATCGACCACGTCGCGACCCTCCGCAATGCGCGGCAGACCCCGTACCCTGATCCCATCGAGGCGGCGCGCGCCTGTATCATGGCGGGTGCGCACGGCATTACGGCGCACCTGCGCGAGGATCGGCGTCACATCGTCGATGACGACGTTCGCCGCATAGGGCAGCTTCTGCGCGACGCCGACGAGGTGTTCAATCTGGAGATGGCGGCCACCGCGGAGATGGTCGCGATTGCCCAGAAGACGTCGCCGGACGTCGTCACCCTCGTTCCGGAGCGGCGTGAGGAGCGCACCACGGAGGGCGGGCTCGACGTGCGGGCCGGTGGCGACGTTCTCGGTGAGTACGTTCGGGCGCTGCTCGACGTGGGGATCAAGGTGAGTCTGTTCATCGCTGCCGATGAGGCGCAGATCGAAGCCTCGCACGGCCTCGGGGTGCAGCAGATCGAGCTCCACACGGGCGAATACGCGCATGCTTTCCACGATCCGGCGGCCCGCAAGCGGGAGCTCGACCGGCTGGCCAAGGGCGCGGCCTTTGGACATCGGCTGGGCCTCGAGGTGGCGGCCGGCCACGGACTCACCCGCGAGAATGTGGTCGAGCTGGTGAAGATCCCCGAGCTGGTCGAGCTCAACATCGGTCACGCCGTCATTGCGGACGCCGTGTTCCTCTCGCTCGGTGGAGCGGTGCGCGCCATGGCCGAGGCCATCGACCGAGGGCGTTCGCACTAG